In Bradyrhizobium sp. 1(2017), one DNA window encodes the following:
- a CDS encoding transporter substrate-binding domain-containing protein, whose translation MTKPSIPVGIICSQSGPYQAMGREILKSAIMAVDEINEQSEFDFSIAAHIRDPRGIISEYHTACDDLIRNVGVKHIIGCYTSASRKQVLPIVERTDRLLWYPARYEGFECSDNVIYVGASPNHNVLPLVRYVLDNLSREIFCVGSNYVWTWETNRVTRELVSAANGHILAERLLELGESAVQHIVDEIVRRKPPIVFNTLVGSSSYDFIRAFDAGTKAAGLDIPMLSCSLCEPELAIVGPASAGCITSSAYFESIRLPENRAFVARWKARHGNDSSPSVDGQSAYVAVHLLARALQRAGTSDIGEVRRAAAGYRYNSPQGPVWIDGSNNHCVLTPRLAVSNTAGQFDIFWEADAPVKPDPYLTQLDVAVSPARDTSKGGASPNAPHLRVVK comes from the coding sequence ATGACAAAGCCGTCCATTCCCGTTGGCATCATCTGTTCGCAGTCCGGGCCCTATCAGGCCATGGGTCGCGAGATCCTCAAGAGCGCCATCATGGCGGTCGACGAAATCAACGAGCAGTCCGAGTTCGATTTCTCGATCGCCGCCCACATCCGCGATCCCCGCGGCATCATCTCCGAGTACCATACGGCTTGCGACGATCTCATCCGCAACGTCGGGGTCAAGCATATCATCGGCTGCTACACCTCGGCATCGCGCAAGCAGGTCCTGCCGATCGTCGAGCGTACCGATCGCCTGCTCTGGTATCCCGCGCGCTACGAAGGCTTCGAATGCTCCGACAACGTGATCTATGTCGGCGCCTCGCCCAATCACAACGTCCTGCCGCTCGTTCGTTACGTGCTCGACAATCTATCGCGCGAGATCTTCTGCGTCGGCTCCAACTATGTGTGGACATGGGAGACCAATCGCGTCACGCGGGAATTGGTCAGCGCGGCGAACGGCCACATCCTGGCCGAACGACTGCTCGAACTCGGCGAAAGCGCGGTCCAGCACATCGTCGACGAGATCGTTCGTCGCAAGCCGCCGATCGTGTTCAACACACTGGTCGGAAGCTCCAGCTACGACTTCATCCGCGCCTTCGACGCCGGCACCAAGGCGGCCGGGCTCGATATTCCCATGTTGAGCTGCAGCCTGTGCGAGCCGGAACTCGCGATCGTCGGACCGGCATCGGCCGGCTGCATCACGTCGTCGGCTTATTTCGAGAGCATTCGCCTGCCCGAGAACCGCGCCTTCGTCGCCCGCTGGAAGGCGCGCCATGGCAACGACAGTAGCCCCTCCGTCGACGGGCAATCCGCCTATGTCGCCGTCCATCTGCTGGCACGCGCGCTGCAACGGGCCGGGACGTCCGATATCGGCGAGGTCAGGCGCGCCGCGGCCGGTTATCGCTACAATTCACCGCAGGGACCGGTGTGGATCGACGGCAGCAACAATCATTGCGTCCTTACGCCGCGGCTCGCGGTCTCCAATACGGCGGGACAGTTCGACATTTTCTGGGAAGCTGATGCGCCCGTTAAACCGGATCCTTACCTGACGCAGCTCGACGTTGCCGTCAGCCCCGCGAGGGACACCTCGAAGGGCGGTGCATCGCCGAACGCGCCCCACCTGCGGGTTGTAAAATGA
- a CDS encoding ANTAR domain-containing response regulator codes for MRRQFERLGIEGVAWEPGAAINFAPDLMLIDDDFLPVVHPALRALLGHCPVIALLGTETPSRLKLVFELDPASFLVKPLRSAGIYAALVMAFERNERTNEFKQQIVKLEQRLRSRRIVLAAVLQVMHSRALAEPAAFALIRRTAMEQRKSIEELSAEITAKGMLPRAIG; via the coding sequence GTGCGACGCCAGTTCGAGCGTCTGGGGATAGAGGGCGTCGCATGGGAGCCCGGGGCAGCGATCAATTTCGCTCCGGATCTGATGCTGATCGACGATGATTTCCTGCCAGTGGTACACCCGGCGCTGCGCGCGCTGCTGGGACACTGTCCGGTCATCGCCCTGCTCGGCACCGAGACGCCGAGCCGGCTCAAGCTGGTGTTCGAGCTCGATCCGGCCTCGTTCCTGGTCAAGCCGCTGCGTTCGGCCGGCATTTACGCGGCCCTCGTCATGGCGTTCGAACGAAACGAGCGCACCAACGAGTTCAAGCAGCAGATCGTCAAGCTGGAGCAGCGCCTTCGGTCGCGTCGTATCGTGCTGGCCGCCGTCCTGCAGGTCATGCATTCGCGCGCGCTGGCCGAGCCGGCCGCCTTCGCGTTGATCCGCCGAACCGCCATGGAACAACGCAAGTCCATCGAAGAACTTTCAGCGGAAATCACCGCAAAGGGCATGCTGCCGCGCGCCATCGGGTAG